The genomic region GGCGACCAAAAATCGGCGTCTGTATAGGCTGGATGACGAGACAAAGTAGAAATAGTGAGAGGCGCGATAAATTCTCGCGCCCCAGATGTCAGTATAGAACGAACTTCTACCCCGGATTTGGCCAGAGTGGAAACGATCTCACAAACCTTATAAGCAGCAATCCCCCCCGTGATGCCGATTAAGACTCGTCCCGGACGACTCGAAGGAGGAGGGGAAATCACCGAATTGCGATCGCCGGACATTCTGCTCGTTCCTCCTTCGAGATGCACTCAAGCTTCGTCGTAGGCTTCTAAATCTAACAAGTAGATGTAGGGTTCGACGAGTTCGGGACGCTCAAAAGCGATCGCGCGGAGCAAATGCCAATCGTTCAAGCCTTCAAAGGCATTCGTATACTCATCGCACTCCAGGCGAAATGCCAATTGT from Oxynema aestuarii AP17 harbors:
- the isiD gene encoding protein IsiD, encoding MITATISKRDIAALTPSDVEQLAFRLECDEYTNAFEGLNDWHLLRAIAFERPELVEPYIYLLDLEAYDEA